The Alkalinema sp. FACHB-956 genome contains a region encoding:
- a CDS encoding TM0106 family RecB-like putative nuclease, translating into MQYHNHQLIYSPADLIQYHQSEFASWMDRLALAQPKALPAPATQDEFLTVLRQLGQAHENKFLQSLQSTGADVCMVHHQGGFEATLAAMKAGRNYIYQAALRGDGFLGYADFLIRVEEPSPLGSWSYVPLECKLALNPKPDFVLQACTYCDLLEAIQGKRPQEFRLLLGSGEIASYPTEQFFYYYKRVRQSFLQFMDGFNPDQPPIPEPGDDRHGRWQDYAEHILHDRDHLSLVANITGSQIRKLEAAGITTVEQLANLDQTQRITNLDPLALSRLVTQAQLQKATLKIGQVQYCLVQPQPDQPNQGLALLPPQSPLDVYFDMEGYPLAPGGLEYLFGAVCVEANPAASHADTCGAHPAEVTLQFYDWWAHNNFQEKQAFEGFIDWVYDRWQRDASMHIYHYAAYETIALKRLMGKYATREAQVDDLLRSGVFVDLYQIVRQSLRVGQPSYSIKKLEPLYHCQRSGEVQTANDSVLQYFYWTQSQDGHTPDDSKILQDIRDYNRTDCESTKYLVDWLRELQNQQQISYVNNQNQSLPKEAENPNDRGATAAELAESLLSQLSDEDDSEEACIQRLLAHLLQFHQREGKPFWWQRFSWLVADEADLYDELDCLAGLERTDRPPFKPSPRSRSLAYEYRFDPNQETKLESGTCWFAPEQALRNCKLESLGRETGIATISISEKRLKELEQSAPGWSPPQRTSLIDCNFIDSTILSQSVLQTVQQWANSKQLPPALQHFLQRQPPRIPGHILGQPLLRSDETLLQGTLRIATTLQSSTLCIQGPPGSGKTYTAAQVIVKLLALGKSIAICANSHKVITNLLARVAKLAEAEGLLLQGAKIGGDRTDEVFQAASIRFQEKVDTTLPPEYQLVGATAYQLSREAAIGQFDYLFIDEAGQLSLANLVAIARCADNLILMGDPMQLEQPTQGTHPGESGLSALNYFLNGRATIPHDLGIFLDTSYRMHPSICRFISDAVYEGRLKADRQTQSHQVEDWLLGQGVNPIIQPQRHGILFIPVEHEGNQQASEEEIQVIEQVINQLLGRSFVSDRGKRQHTLQPEDILVVAPYNLQVRKLQSRLRDRARIGTVDKFQGQEAPVLIVSMCASRGNLIPRGLEFLLNRHRLNVAISRAQCLSLVVGSPFLAQTMCSTLEEVKLVNLFCKLSVV; encoded by the coding sequence ATGCAATATCACAATCATCAACTCATCTATTCACCAGCAGACTTAATCCAATATCACCAAAGTGAATTTGCTAGCTGGATGGATCGCTTGGCCCTAGCGCAACCCAAGGCTCTGCCTGCTCCGGCGACCCAAGACGAGTTCCTCACCGTCCTGCGCCAACTTGGCCAAGCCCACGAAAACAAATTTTTGCAGTCTTTGCAATCAACGGGCGCGGACGTTTGCATGGTTCACCATCAGGGGGGATTTGAGGCCACTCTAGCCGCCATGAAAGCTGGACGAAATTATATTTACCAAGCGGCCCTGCGAGGGGATGGCTTCCTGGGCTATGCCGATTTTCTGATTCGGGTGGAGGAGCCTTCCCCATTGGGCAGTTGGAGCTATGTGCCCTTGGAATGTAAGTTAGCGCTAAATCCTAAGCCCGATTTTGTGCTGCAAGCCTGTACCTATTGCGATTTATTAGAGGCCATTCAAGGGAAACGCCCCCAGGAATTTCGACTGTTGTTAGGCAGTGGCGAAATTGCCTCCTATCCCACAGAACAATTTTTCTACTACTACAAACGGGTGAGGCAATCCTTCCTGCAATTTATGGATGGATTTAACCCAGACCAACCGCCCATTCCCGAACCGGGGGACGATCGCCATGGCCGATGGCAAGACTATGCAGAACACATCCTGCACGATCGAGATCATCTATCCCTCGTGGCAAATATTACTGGTAGTCAAATTCGTAAACTAGAAGCGGCAGGCATTACCACTGTCGAACAACTGGCTAACCTAGATCAGACGCAAAGAATCACTAATTTAGATCCACTCGCATTATCGCGTCTAGTTACACAAGCACAATTACAGAAAGCCACGTTAAAAATAGGTCAAGTCCAATATTGTTTAGTTCAGCCCCAACCCGATCAACCCAATCAAGGACTGGCCTTGCTGCCCCCCCAAAGTCCATTGGATGTGTATTTTGACATGGAGGGATATCCCTTAGCACCCGGTGGATTGGAATATTTATTCGGCGCAGTGTGTGTCGAAGCAAACCCCGCAGCCAGTCATGCGGATACCTGTGGAGCCCACCCTGCGGAGGTAACACTTCAGTTCTATGACTGGTGGGCGCATAACAATTTCCAGGAAAAGCAAGCCTTTGAAGGATTCATCGATTGGGTGTACGATCGCTGGCAACGGGATGCGTCCATGCATATTTATCACTATGCCGCCTACGAAACGATCGCCCTCAAACGCTTAATGGGAAAATATGCGACCCGTGAAGCGCAAGTCGATGATTTATTACGATCGGGCGTTTTCGTTGATCTGTATCAGATTGTGCGCCAAAGTCTCCGCGTGGGTCAGCCCAGCTATTCCATTAAAAAGTTAGAGCCCCTCTATCACTGTCAGCGATCGGGAGAAGTGCAAACCGCCAATGACTCGGTTCTCCAGTATTTTTATTGGACGCAGAGCCAGGATGGTCATACCCCAGATGACTCCAAGATTTTGCAGGACATTCGTGACTACAACCGGACGGATTGTGAATCGACTAAATACTTAGTAGATTGGTTACGAGAACTGCAAAATCAACAGCAAATTAGTTATGTGAACAATCAAAATCAAAGTCTTCCAAAAGAAGCTGAAAACCCCAACGATCGCGGAGCTACAGCCGCTGAGTTGGCAGAGTCGTTATTATCCCAGCTATCGGATGAGGATGATTCAGAAGAAGCTTGCATTCAGAGACTACTGGCACACTTGCTGCAATTTCATCAACGGGAAGGCAAACCCTTCTGGTGGCAACGGTTTAGTTGGCTGGTGGCCGATGAAGCTGATTTATATGATGAGCTGGATTGCTTAGCCGGACTCGAACGCACCGATCGCCCACCCTTTAAACCCAGCCCACGCAGTCGATCGCTGGCCTATGAATATCGCTTTGATCCTAATCAGGAAACTAAACTAGAATCAGGAACCTGTTGGTTTGCGCCGGAGCAAGCCTTGCGGAACTGTAAGTTAGAAAGCCTCGGTCGGGAAACCGGGATTGCAACCATTAGCATTTCAGAAAAACGCTTGAAGGAGTTGGAACAGTCTGCCCCTGGTTGGAGTCCACCGCAGCGCACCAGTCTTATCGACTGTAACTTTATCGATTCCACTATCTTAAGCCAGTCGGTTTTGCAAACTGTTCAACAATGGGCTAACTCTAAGCAACTGCCGCCTGCATTGCAGCATTTTCTCCAGCGTCAACCGCCGCGTATTCCAGGTCATATTCTGGGTCAACCCCTTCTGCGTTCCGATGAAACTTTACTCCAAGGGACGCTGCGGATTGCGACCACCCTACAAAGCAGCACCCTCTGTATTCAAGGCCCCCCCGGCAGTGGCAAGACCTATACCGCTGCCCAGGTGATTGTCAAGCTACTGGCCTTGGGTAAATCGATCGCGATCTGTGCCAATAGCCATAAAGTCATCACCAATCTCCTGGCACGAGTGGCAAAACTGGCGGAAGCGGAGGGGCTGCTGTTGCAAGGGGCCAAAATTGGTGGAGATCGCACCGATGAGGTTTTTCAAGCGGCCTCGATTCGGTTTCAAGAAAAGGTTGATACCACCCTGCCGCCGGAGTATCAACTGGTGGGAGCAACGGCCTACCAATTGAGCCGTGAAGCGGCGATCGGTCAGTTTGATTACCTATTTATCGATGAAGCGGGGCAGCTATCGTTAGCCAATTTGGTCGCGATCGCCCGTTGTGCGGATAATCTCATTTTAATGGGCGATCCGATGCAATTAGAGCAACCCACCCAAGGCACCCATCCCGGCGAAAGTGGTCTCTCAGCCTTAAACTATTTTCTCAATGGTCGTGCGACGATTCCCCATGATTTAGGCATTTTTCTAGATACGAGTTATCGGATGCATCCGAGCATTTGTCGATTCATTTCCGATGCGGTTTACGAAGGTCGCCTAAAGGCCGATCGACAAACCCAATCCCATCAAGTGGAGGACTGGTTACTGGGCCAAGGCGTAAATCCAATCATCCAGCCGCAGCGCCATGGGATTTTGTTTATCCCCGTGGAACATGAAGGCAATCAACAGGCGAGTGAGGAAGAAATCCAAGTCATTGAGCAAGTGATTAATCAATTACTGGGTCGATCGTTTGTCAGCGATCGGGGGAAACGGCAGCACACCCTTCAGCCGGAGGATATTTTGGTCGTTGCGCCCTATAATTTGCAGGTACGGAAGCTCCAAAGTCGGCTACGCGATCGGGCTAGAATTGGCACTGTAGACAAGTTTCAAGGCCAAGAAGCCCCCGTCTTGATTGTGTCGATGTGTGCCAGTCGGGGCAATCTCATTCCCCGTGGCTTGGAGTTTTTGCTCAATCGGCACCGCTTAAATGTAGCCATCTCCCGTGCTCAATGTTTATCCCTAGTCGTGGGGAGTCCGTTCTTAGCTCAAACGATGTGTTCTACCCTGGAGGAAGTCAAACTCGTTAATTTATTTTGTAAATTATCGGTTGTTTAA
- a CDS encoding DUF6691 family protein translates to MKQNGIALISGLLFGLGLGLSQMIDRDRVLGFLDIAGRWDPTLLFVLGGAVGVTIIAFRFVLRLPHPWFAEKFYLPTKRDIDLPLVLGAAIFGVGWGISGYCPGPGITAWVLGIWNPVLFMLSFVIGSLAYKGLTAIGHPPLPDLSHTKK, encoded by the coding sequence GTGAAACAAAATGGCATTGCATTAATTTCAGGGCTTCTCTTTGGGTTAGGTTTAGGGCTTTCGCAAATGATCGATCGCGATCGTGTGTTAGGGTTTCTGGACATTGCAGGGCGATGGGATCCCACATTACTCTTTGTGTTGGGAGGGGCAGTGGGTGTCACAATCATTGCCTTCCGCTTTGTATTAAGACTTCCCCATCCCTGGTTTGCTGAAAAATTTTACCTCCCTACCAAACGAGACATCGATCTGCCGCTGGTTTTAGGGGCCGCTATTTTTGGCGTGGGTTGGGGCATTTCTGGATATTGTCCAGGCCCCGGCATTACCGCTTGGGTACTGGGCATCTGGAATCCCGTTCTCTTTATGCTGAGTTTTGTAATCGGTTCCCTAGCCTACAAAGGGTTAACGGCGATCGGGCATCCACCCCTTCCAGACTTATCCCACACCAAGAAATAG
- a CDS encoding YeeE/YedE family protein — MADFNWITAVLGGLLIGGSSTILLAFNGRIAGISGMVNGAIEFPQKEAWRSLFLLGMLLGGALYEYGLATHPTPTSSFAPWAMGIGGLLVGVGTRMGSGCTSGHGVCGLGRLSGRSLVAVLTFLTTAFITVFITQHVLPGI; from the coding sequence ATGGCAGACTTTAATTGGATAACAGCGGTACTCGGTGGTTTGCTGATTGGGGGCAGCAGCACGATTTTACTGGCCTTTAATGGGCGCATTGCAGGGATCAGTGGCATGGTCAATGGCGCGATCGAATTTCCCCAAAAGGAAGCTTGGCGATCGCTCTTTCTGCTGGGAATGCTCCTCGGAGGTGCTCTTTATGAGTATGGGTTGGCAACTCACCCCACACCCACTTCTAGCTTTGCACCATGGGCGATGGGGATTGGGGGACTGTTAGTGGGGGTGGGAACTCGCATGGGCAGTGGGTGTACCAGTGGCCACGGGGTTTGTGGTTTGGGGCGACTATCAGGTCGATCGCTCGTGGCAGTTCTGACGTTTCTGACCACTGCTTTCATCACGGTATTTATTACCCAACATGTATTACCCGGCATTTAG
- a CDS encoding MBL fold metallo-hydrolase, translating into MLFRQLFDRDTWTYTYLIADPRTQEAVLVDSVLEQVERDLKLLNELGLTLKYCLETHVHADHITGTGKLRELTGCEGIVPEHAAVACANREIQDGEMLTVGEVQIQAIATLGHTDSHMAYLVNGTHLLTGDALFIRGCGRTDFQSGDAGALYDSVTQRLFTLPDSTLVYPGHDYRGHAVSTIGEEKQWNPRFVGRTRETFIDFMKNLNLPDPKKIMEAVPANQACGQVATVG; encoded by the coding sequence ATGCTATTCCGTCAACTCTTCGATCGCGATACTTGGACCTATACCTATCTCATTGCCGATCCCAGGACTCAGGAGGCGGTTTTAGTCGATTCGGTGCTGGAGCAAGTGGAACGGGATCTCAAACTGCTGAATGAATTGGGTTTGACACTGAAATATTGCCTGGAAACCCACGTCCATGCCGATCACATTACCGGGACAGGTAAGCTGCGGGAACTCACCGGTTGCGAAGGCATTGTCCCTGAACATGCAGCGGTCGCCTGTGCCAATCGAGAAATTCAAGATGGCGAAATGCTAACCGTGGGAGAGGTGCAAATTCAAGCGATCGCCACCCTGGGCCATACCGATAGTCATATGGCCTATCTGGTGAACGGTACACATTTGCTAACGGGCGATGCCCTCTTTATTCGCGGCTGTGGACGGACGGACTTCCAGAGTGGAGATGCGGGGGCACTGTACGATTCGGTCACCCAGCGACTCTTTACACTACCGGATAGTACGTTGGTCTATCCCGGCCATGACTATCGCGGCCACGCCGTTTCCACGATCGGTGAAGAGAAGCAATGGAATCCTCGCTTTGTGGGGCGCACTCGGGAAACATTCATTGATTTCATGAAGAATCTCAATCTTCCTGATCCCAAGAAAATCATGGAAGCAGTTCCTGCCAATCAAGCCTGTGGCCAAGTAGCGACGGTGGGGTAA
- the dacB gene encoding D-alanyl-D-alanine carboxypeptidase/D-alanyl-D-alanine-endopeptidase translates to MFNPAPAIAQVCPVQLDSQVKSVLGRIPNGRWGILVQTQAPAGQRRNLVNLNASTQLIPASNAKILTTAAALHRLGADYRIQTIATGNAIGPNLATLRIMGQGDPSLTTQQLSALVTQLQQKGIRQVDRLIGDETYFQGPTINPNWDAEDIGEAYAVATNALILNQNAINLTLFPQKVGQPLQVQWEDITDRSDWTLVNRSKTVGANAGEFANAYRKGSSIVIDAALRVGSDSEWVGIAIPNPGNYLVRKFRNLLTQAGIQVKSSTLVQRKMAPPGEVTLATVSSPPLSELLYETNQESNNTYAEALLKTLGKQSHASSRTISGNATQDGIAAVKTSLTALGVNANRYSLVDGSGLARGNRVSPEALVQTLQAIAQLPTAEIYKRSLPMAGMTGTLKNRFRGTPAQGVVLAKTGTISGAVSLSGYITPKNHPPLVFSILVNSAAAPATVRQAIDDVVVQLSQLTTCDR, encoded by the coding sequence TTGTTTAATCCCGCTCCTGCGATCGCCCAGGTTTGTCCGGTGCAATTGGATAGCCAGGTAAAATCCGTCCTAGGACGCATTCCCAATGGACGGTGGGGAATTCTCGTACAGACCCAAGCCCCCGCAGGCCAGCGGCGCAACCTGGTCAACCTCAATGCCAGCACGCAACTAATTCCTGCATCCAACGCCAAAATCTTGACGACTGCCGCGGCCTTACATCGTTTGGGGGCAGACTATCGCATTCAAACCATTGCAACCGGCAACGCGATCGGCCCTAACTTAGCAACACTACGAATTATGGGCCAAGGCGATCCAAGCCTGACAACCCAGCAATTATCCGCTCTGGTAACCCAGCTTCAGCAGAAGGGCATTCGGCAAGTGGATCGACTGATTGGAGATGAAACTTATTTTCAAGGACCAACGATCAACCCAAATTGGGATGCAGAGGATATCGGTGAAGCCTATGCCGTTGCCACTAACGCCCTGATTTTAAATCAGAATGCGATTAACCTTACCCTATTTCCCCAAAAAGTGGGGCAGCCTTTACAGGTGCAGTGGGAAGATATCACCGATCGCTCGGATTGGACGTTGGTCAATCGATCGAAAACCGTCGGAGCCAATGCCGGTGAGTTTGCCAATGCTTACCGCAAGGGGTCTAGCATCGTCATTGATGCAGCGTTACGTGTGGGGTCTGACTCAGAATGGGTTGGGATTGCCATTCCTAATCCTGGGAACTATTTAGTCCGCAAGTTTCGGAATTTGTTAACGCAGGCGGGCATTCAAGTGAAAAGCTCCACGTTGGTGCAACGGAAAATGGCACCTCCCGGCGAAGTTACCTTGGCAACAGTCTCTTCTCCGCCCCTCTCAGAACTGCTCTATGAAACGAATCAGGAAAGCAATAATACCTATGCGGAAGCGCTGCTGAAAACCCTAGGAAAACAAAGCCATGCTAGTTCTAGAACAATTTCCGGTAATGCAACGCAGGATGGTATTGCAGCAGTCAAGACAAGTCTTACGGCCTTGGGGGTAAATGCTAATCGATATAGCTTAGTGGATGGTTCAGGATTAGCTAGGGGAAATCGAGTCAGTCCCGAAGCCTTGGTCCAAACCTTACAGGCGATCGCACAGTTACCCACAGCGGAGATTTACAAACGATCGCTCCCCATGGCAGGCATGACTGGTACCCTAAAAAATCGCTTTCGAGGGACCCCAGCCCAAGGGGTTGTACTGGCTAAAACCGGAACGATCTCCGGTGCAGTTTCGCTCTCAGGCTATATCACGCCCAAAAACCATCCCCCTCTGGTTTTTAGCATCCTTGTCAATTCCGCTGCCGCACCTGCCACGGTACGTCAAGCGATCGATGATGTAGTTGTCCAATTATCTCAGTTAACGACCTGCGATCGCTGA
- a CDS encoding PA14 domain-containing protein: MLGQYYAGSNFEQLKLTRSDSTVNFDWGGGSPDSALATDLFSVRWSGSVIANSSETYTFYTKSDDGIRLWVNGQLLINNWTEHALTEDQGTITLVAGQKYDIRLEYYENFGGAIVQLLWSSPTQAKDIIPQSNFLLPDVTAPTASTDLASITQLGDRDYRFSVTYRDATAVKRSTIGDDNLVVTGPNNYAQTAKVVNLSQDATGGILVATYSIDAPGGLWDEADTGIYFLNLQANQVSDIDRNFIPAGALGTFRVDFAPPTAQVNGLAPIVAGGNDYRFAVTYRDNLAVKQSSLYEALLVTGPNNTTIPVQWLSFRRDRDAETITATYRILAPGGSWDMADSGNYAIVLQPQTLSDLDRNFTSPGTLANFSVDFLPPTVQLDPLAAVSAGSTSYQFTVTYRDATGVSRTTLGDRNIVVTGPQGDLQPAKLISVSSATDGSPLVATYRWDAPGGTWDEADSGQYWLNLQANQVSDVLGNRVGAIALGALQVDLTAPTATLKLLTSAIELGTQDYSFAVTYRDASGILLSSIENQDITVTGPNNFTQLANVVSIVPSPDNKVVTGIYRITAPAGLWNAAAVGTYNIRINPQQVSDRQNNFVAAATIGSFVFAAPPTPPPVDPTDFSQWVVDWSRQWLNQRSSELPTAGQSLNSWLTNVVMAQPLTAADRVAWSFWLTTIPLEPSALASDFVAAWLKATALPNPGLDGGSVNGLP, translated from the coding sequence TTGCTAGGACAGTATTATGCCGGATCTAACTTTGAGCAACTGAAGTTAACGCGATCGGATTCTACCGTTAATTTTGATTGGGGGGGAGGCTCTCCGGATTCAGCGTTGGCGACCGACTTGTTTTCAGTGCGTTGGTCAGGTTCAGTGATTGCTAACAGCTCCGAGACTTATACCTTTTATACAAAATCCGATGATGGAATTCGGTTGTGGGTGAATGGTCAACTGTTAATTAACAATTGGACGGAACACGCCCTAACAGAAGATCAGGGAACTATTACACTGGTTGCAGGACAAAAGTATGATATCCGCCTAGAGTATTATGAAAATTTTGGTGGGGCGATCGTACAATTGTTGTGGTCTAGTCCGACCCAAGCCAAGGACATTATTCCGCAATCCAATTTCTTACTCCCCGATGTAACCGCTCCTACTGCTTCTACCGACTTAGCAAGCATCACTCAACTTGGGGATCGCGACTATCGCTTTAGTGTGACCTACCGAGATGCGACAGCAGTCAAGCGCAGCACAATTGGCGATGATAACCTTGTTGTAACAGGGCCAAATAATTACGCTCAAACAGCCAAGGTCGTCAATCTGAGCCAAGACGCCACGGGTGGGATCCTCGTTGCGACTTACAGTATAGATGCACCTGGTGGTTTGTGGGATGAGGCTGATACAGGTATCTATTTCCTGAACCTACAAGCCAATCAAGTCAGTGATATTGATCGTAACTTCATTCCGGCGGGTGCCCTAGGAACTTTTCGTGTTGATTTTGCGCCTCCGACGGCACAGGTCAATGGGTTAGCCCCTATCGTTGCAGGGGGGAATGACTATCGCTTTGCCGTGACCTATCGGGACAACTTGGCCGTTAAGCAAAGCTCGCTCTATGAGGCATTGCTTGTCACTGGCCCCAATAACACAACCATTCCTGTACAGTGGCTAAGCTTCCGTCGCGATCGGGATGCCGAAACCATTACAGCGACCTATCGCATCCTAGCGCCAGGGGGCAGTTGGGACATGGCCGACTCCGGGAATTATGCGATCGTGCTGCAACCCCAAACCTTGAGCGATCTCGATCGTAACTTTACCAGTCCTGGAACATTGGCCAATTTCTCCGTAGACTTTCTGCCACCCACGGTTCAATTAGATCCCTTGGCTGCTGTCAGCGCTGGGAGTACTAGTTACCAATTTACGGTGACCTATCGGGATGCGACCGGGGTGAGTCGAACGACCTTGGGCGATCGGAATATTGTCGTGACGGGGCCGCAGGGAGATCTGCAACCGGCAAAGCTCATTAGTGTGAGTTCAGCGACTGATGGTAGTCCGCTAGTCGCAACATACCGTTGGGATGCACCCGGCGGCACCTGGGATGAGGCCGATTCAGGTCAGTATTGGTTGAATCTACAAGCTAATCAAGTCAGTGATGTGCTGGGAAACCGGGTGGGAGCGATCGCCCTGGGGGCTTTACAGGTTGATCTGACTGCTCCAACCGCGACCTTAAAACTCTTGACTTCGGCGATCGAATTGGGTACTCAGGATTACAGCTTTGCCGTGACCTATCGGGATGCGAGCGGGATTTTATTGAGCTCGATCGAAAATCAAGATATTACAGTAACAGGGCCCAATAACTTTACACAGTTAGCAAACGTGGTGAGTATTGTGCCCAGTCCTGACAATAAAGTAGTGACCGGGATCTACCGCATTACGGCTCCAGCCGGACTGTGGAATGCAGCGGCGGTGGGTACCTACAATATTCGCATCAATCCTCAACAAGTCAGCGATCGTCAGAACAACTTTGTTGCTGCGGCCACGATCGGCTCCTTCGTTTTCGCTGCGCCTCCCACCCCACCGCCAGTCGATCCCACTGATTTTTCTCAATGGGTTGTGGATTGGAGTCGGCAATGGTTGAACCAACGCAGCTCCGAACTCCCAACGGCGGGTCAATCCCTCAATAGTTGGTTGACCAATGTTGTGATGGCGCAGCCATTGACCGCAGCCGATCGCGTAGCTTGGAGCTTCTGGCTCACAACGATTCCCCTAGAGCCCTCAGCCCTAGCGAGCGATTTTGTAGCGGCTTGGCTGAAAGCAACTGCACTCCCTAATCCAGGATTGGACGGCGGGTCAGTCAATGGGTTGCCCTAG
- a CDS encoding solute carrier family 26 protein gives MTLKQYFPVLNWLPRYHRRDFVGDLTAGIIVTSLLVPQAMAYALLAGLPPHIGLYASLLPPILYPLLGTSPVLAVGPVAVDSLMVATAIGKLAPQGSADYLLLATLLAFLVGSIEVLFGIFRLGFLVNFLSRSVISGFISGAALIIGLSQAKHLLGLKIPHTETVLELLPLLIGKLNQVNWSTLGLGLASLVILWYCGQPLVQQLKRRGWPEQTIFPLSKGAPLFVVIVGTIVVWALRLDQILGIKVVGEIPAGLPSFQVPIVSGSTLQSLLPVALMISLVAYMEGFGSAQALASKRREKVDANQELIALGVANWGAALAGGYPVTGGLSRSVVNFSAGANTGLASIMTAIFVTITVMFLTSLFYFLPQTCLAAIIIMAVYKLVDFATLRRMWSYDKADAIAWLVTFSAVLGVGVEKGVIFGALVALSLHLWRTSRPHIAIVGRLGQTEHFRNVLRHPVTTCPTVLAVRMDASLYFANARFLEDFLLKTIAQQPAVKTVLLVCSAINLIDASALEVLESLIAEWQRSGIELYLSEVKGPVMDKLEKVGFVDYLGRDHFFLTTDQAMRQLGGI, from the coding sequence ATGACCTTGAAACAGTACTTCCCGGTTCTCAATTGGTTACCGCGCTATCATCGGCGAGATTTTGTAGGGGATCTGACAGCAGGCATTATTGTTACCAGCTTGTTAGTCCCCCAAGCGATGGCCTATGCGCTGTTGGCGGGTTTACCGCCCCACATTGGGCTCTATGCCAGCCTTTTACCCCCCATTCTCTATCCGTTGTTAGGCACGAGTCCTGTATTGGCAGTGGGGCCAGTGGCGGTTGACTCTCTTATGGTTGCAACTGCCATTGGTAAACTCGCTCCCCAAGGTAGCGCGGATTACTTATTACTGGCGACCCTTTTAGCGTTCTTAGTTGGCTCGATCGAAGTCTTGTTTGGCATCTTTCGTTTAGGATTTTTAGTCAATTTCCTCAGTCGATCGGTCATTTCCGGATTTATTAGTGGTGCAGCGCTCATCATTGGCTTGAGTCAGGCGAAACATTTGCTGGGCCTCAAAATTCCCCATACGGAAACGGTTCTAGAACTCTTACCCCTATTGATTGGCAAACTTAATCAAGTCAACTGGAGTACCTTAGGGTTAGGACTCGCGAGTTTAGTAATCCTTTGGTACTGTGGGCAGCCCTTAGTTCAGCAACTCAAGCGGCGCGGCTGGCCTGAGCAAACGATTTTTCCACTCTCGAAGGGCGCACCATTATTCGTAGTCATTGTGGGCACGATCGTCGTTTGGGCCTTGCGCTTAGATCAAATCCTAGGCATCAAGGTCGTGGGGGAGATTCCAGCGGGTTTACCCAGTTTCCAAGTTCCGATCGTTTCTGGTTCAACGCTGCAAAGTCTCTTACCCGTTGCGCTGATGATTAGCCTTGTGGCCTATATGGAAGGATTTGGTAGCGCCCAGGCCCTGGCTAGCAAACGCCGTGAAAAAGTGGATGCTAACCAGGAATTAATTGCCCTCGGCGTGGCGAACTGGGGGGCTGCCCTGGCTGGAGGCTATCCCGTGACGGGAGGATTGAGCCGATCGGTTGTGAACTTTTCCGCAGGGGCCAACACGGGGTTAGCTTCGATCATGACTGCGATTTTTGTCACGATCACGGTCATGTTTCTCACCTCGTTGTTTTATTTCCTGCCGCAAACCTGTTTGGCTGCCATTATCATCATGGCGGTGTATAAGCTGGTTGATTTCGCCACCCTGCGCCGCATGTGGAGTTACGACAAAGCCGACGCGATCGCCTGGTTGGTCACGTTTTCAGCCGTGTTGGGCGTTGGGGTGGAAAAAGGGGTGATTTTTGGGGCATTGGTGGCTTTATCGTTGCATCTGTGGCGCACAAGCCGTCCCCATATCGCGATCGTCGGTCGCTTGGGACAAACGGAGCATTTCCGCAATGTGCTACGCCATCCTGTGACCACCTGTCCAACGGTTTTGGCGGTGCGGATGGATGCCAGTTTGTATTTTGCCAATGCCCGGTTTTTAGAAGATTTTCTGCTAAAAACGATCGCCCAGCAGCCTGCGGTCAAAACGGTTCTTCTGGTGTGTAGTGCCATTAACCTCATCGATGCGAGTGCGTTGGAAGTTTTGGAAAGTTTGATTGCAGAGTGGCAGCGATCGGGCATTGAACTATATCTATCTGAGGTCAAAGGGCCGGTGATGGATAAATTAGAAAAAGTGGGATTTGTAGACTATTTAGGTCGAGATCATTTCTTTTTGACAACCGATCAAGCCATGCGACAGTTAGGCGGCATTTGA
- a CDS encoding metalloregulator ArsR/SmtB family transcription factor, with the protein MPVSGNAVLGKVTLDDDCGISKLSPAALGLMAEFFKVLSEVSRLQIVCSLKQGAKNVTEIIEETGLGQANVSKHLKMLTQAGIVAREQQGVCVYYSIANPFLFELCDLVCDALSLQMEQQSQQLQQLTTLRQLR; encoded by the coding sequence ATGCCAGTATCCGGTAATGCTGTCTTAGGTAAGGTTACCTTAGACGATGACTGTGGTATCTCAAAGCTGTCACCAGCAGCATTGGGGCTCATGGCCGAATTTTTTAAAGTGTTGTCTGAAGTGAGTCGCTTACAAATTGTTTGTAGCTTGAAACAGGGGGCTAAGAATGTTACTGAAATCATTGAAGAAACGGGATTAGGACAAGCAAACGTTTCTAAACATCTCAAAATGCTGACTCAGGCGGGAATTGTTGCCCGTGAACAGCAAGGGGTTTGTGTTTACTACAGCATTGCCAATCCGTTTTTATTTGAACTTTGCGACCTAGTTTGTGATGCTCTCTCTCTCCAAATGGAGCAACAAAGTCAGCAATTACAACAGCTGACCACACTTCGACAACTTCGTTAA